GGAGAATTTAGGAATGCTGATATGCGGGAGTTCCTAATGTACCGTGTGGAGTTGAAACTTGTCGAGAATTACATCGTCAGGAGTTTCTACTTCAAGGTTCCTAATGTACCGTGTGGAGTTGAAACAACTTAACAAATCCTTAACATTTACGGAGTACAAAACATAATAAGCAAACTCAGGGAGGTAAAAGGATGAACAGGAAGAAATTTCTTCTTGGGGTACTAGCATTAGCAATTTTTCCCGCCGCAGGAATAGCAAAGGAAAAAGTAATCAACGGTGCTGGAGCAACTTTTCCCGCTCCTCTCTACTGGAAATGGGCTGACGCTTACTACAAGGCAACCGGTATTAAGGTAAACTACCAGTCCATAGGTTCAGGTGGAGGAGTTAGGCAGATAGTAAACAGAACAGTTGACTTTGGAGCATCTGATGCTCCCTTAAAACCTGAGGAAACAAAAAAACACAATCTGGCTCAATTCCCGACTGTGATTGGAGGTGTTACCGTAGCTTATAACTTAAGGGGAGTAGAAAATCTCAAGCTCTCTACAAGAGCGGTTTGTGATATTTTTCTCGGAAAAATTAAGTACTGGGATGACCCAGTTATAAAGAAGGATAATCCCGGAGTAAAACTTCCTCACAAGAGAATTACCGTTGTTCGCAGGAGTGACGGTTCAGGAACTACCTGGATATTCACAAACTACCTCTCCAAAGCTTGCCCCGAGTGGAAGGAAAAAGTCGGTTACGGAAAAGCGGTAAGGTGGCCTACAGGTATAGGTGCTAAAGGAAACGAAGGTGTAGCAAACTATATAAGAAGGATAAAAGGAGCTATAGGCTATGTGGAATACGCTTACGCAATTCAAAACAAGATACCCGTCGCGGCAGTGGAAAACAGAGATGGAAAATTTGTAAAACCTTCTATAGAAACATTCCAAGCAGCTGCTGCAAACGCAAAGTGGGATCCTAAAAAAGACTTCTACGAAGTCCTGACATGGCAGCCCGGTGAAAAAGCTTACCCCATAGCTGGTGCTACCTTTATACTCCTTGCAAAGGACGAAGACAGGAAGGAAATAAATAAGGAAGTAGTTAAATTCTTTGACTGGGCTTACAAAAATGGTGATAAAATGGCTATAGAGTTGCATTACGTACCGTTGCCCGAAAACGTTAAGAACATGATTAGGAACTACTGGAGAGAGCATGGATGGTATTAATAGAAGGAAAGACAAGGTAATAGACAAGCTTGTCTTTTTAAGTCTGGGCTTTTTTGCCTTTTTTCTGGGGCTTTTATACCCTCTCTTCGTAGGAGTATCTCTCTTAAAAGAGTCGTGGCTCGCTATTCAGAAGTTCGGAGTTATAGGGTTCATAACGGGTACCGTCTGGGATCCCGTTCAGGAGATATTTGGCGGACTTCCCGCAATAGTGGGAACTCTTATTACAACCTTCTTAGCTTCCCTGATAGCGATACCCGTTTGTATAGGTATAGCGATTTTCATAGCAGAACTCTGTCCCAAACCTCTAAAGCCGGTGTTTACTACGGCGATTGAACTACTCGGAGCAATACCGAGCATCATTTACGGGATGTGGGGATTTTTTATAATAGCCCCATTGATGGCAGACTATGTAGAACCCTTCCTGCAGGAAACATTTATAGACGTTCCCGTAATAGGAAAACTCTTTGACGGAGCACCTACCGGTATTGACGTCCTCACTTCAAGCTTTGTTCTTTCCATAATGATAATCCCCTTCATGGCCTCAATAGTAAAAGACGCCTTTGAAATGACGCCTCAGCTATTAAAGGAAGCAGGATATGGAATGGGCGCCACAAAGTGGGAGGTTATAAAAGACGTTATAATCCCTTACGCTTTTCCGGGAATCGTGGGAGGAGCGGTTCTTTCTGTGGGAAGGGCACTCGGAGAGACTATGGCAGTCGCATTTCTAACAGGAAACGTTCACCAAATTCCCAAGTCTTTATTTGACCAGTTAACGACCATTACCGTTGCGATAGCAAACGAGTTTACAGAAGCTCACCAAGACATATACCTTTCTTCCCTTTACTACCTTGCCCTAATACTCTTTATAATGTCTTTCCTCCTTTTAATCCTCAGCAAGTTCTTAATCTTCAAGAGGTTGGAGAAAAGATGGAAGGTCACGGGAATTTAGAAAGGTACGTAAAGTGGAGGAAGTTCAAGAGCAACTTAATTCTGTTTTTCACATTTCTTACAGCACTCTACGGACTCGTCTGGCTTGTTTGGATAATAACCGATGTAACTATAAAAGGATTTTCAAACCTTAGTTTGGATCTTCTCCTGAAGGATCCTACTCCCCCGGGCGTGGAGGGTGGTGGTTTAAAACACGCCTTCGTGGGACATTTAATAATCACTTCTCTGGCTGTAGTTCTCGGTGTTCCCATAGGCATAGCCGCAGGAGTATTCTTTACGGAGTACGGCAGGTACAGCAGGTTTGTCTCCTTACTCAGGGATCTTACGGACAGTATAGTGAGCCTACCTTCTATAATTGTCGGAACATTTATTTACGCTGTAATGGTCAAACCGGTGGGACACTTTTTCGCCTTAAGCGGTTCTGTTTCGCTAGCCTTGTTAATGCTTCCGGTTATAGCCATAACAACCGCCCAGATGCTGAAAATGGTTCCCGACTCTTTGAGGGAAGCTGCTTACGCCCTCGGAGCGTATAAGTGGCAGGTTATAAAAGACGTTTCCCTCTCTGTCGCAAAGAGGGGAATACTTACGGGAGTAATTCTGGGAATTGCCAGAATTACAGGGGAAACCGCTCCGCTTCTATTTACTTCGTTTAACAACAACTTTACCACTTACAACATATTTGAACCTATGGCCTCGCTCACTGTTACCATTTTCGTTTACGTTATGGGACCCTACGACGACTGGCACAGAAAAGCGTGGGCTGCCTCGCTCATACTCACAATCGGAACGCTTATGTTCTTCATCCTTGCAAAAATCCTCGTCAGAGCTAAAAAGTAAAATTATTATGAAAAAATTCTTTCTGTTTCTTGTTTTACCAATATTTCTCTTCGCTTCTCCTCTTAAGGCTGTTTTTGACTGTGCGGTCGGAGACCTGGACTGGATTAGCTTAAGACTCAGTCTTATTAAGAAAACCGCAGAACAATTAATGGAAGAAGGAAAAAGCTACAGATTTGTTATAACGATACACTCCCACTGTATAAAAGTGGTTGATGCAGACCTGAAGAAATTTCCCGAAAGTGAACGCAGGAAGATTGAACTAATTCAGAGTCAGTTAAAAACTTTAAAAGAAATGTATTCAGTAGATGTTAAAGCCTGTCAGATAGCTATGAATAGAGGAAAGATTAAGAAGGTTCCCCCCTTTGTAGAAACCGTTCCAAATAGCTGGATCACACTAATTGAACTCCAGAATAAAGGCTTTGCCTTTGTACCCTTTTAAAATAAAGACTTGAGGAGGAATTAAATGAACCCAGTTAAAGAAATGTTAAAGGAAAAAGCAGGATACATTCTGTCCACTTTAATGTCTCAGGGCGGAGAGTACGGAGAAATCTTTTACGAGAAATCCAGAACCACGAGAATGCACTTAGAGGACAGAAAAATAGACAAAGTTACCCACGGATACGACGAAGGCGTAGGACTCAGGTTAATAAAAAACGGGAAAACTTATTACGGATACACCACCAATCCGACCTTTGAAAATCTGAAAGAACTTGCAAAAATACTCGCAAGGGGCGAAGGGCACGGACCCGTAGCCATAGGAAAGCGTTACATTCAGGGCTATACGGAAGTTTTAATAGACCCTGATAAGGAAAGTCTGAAGTTCAGGGCTGAAATCTTAAGGAGGGCTGACGAAAAGGCGAGGAGCTTCGGGGACAAGATAAAACAGGTTCTTGCGGTCCTTATGGACAAAACCAGGGAGATTATGGTTATAAACACCTTAGGAGAAACTGCGGAAGACACACAAAAGAGGGTGGTTTTCTTTGTAGAAGTTGTTGCAAGCGACGGAGAAACTCTGCAGAGGGGGTATGAGAGCCTCGGGGGAAGGAGAGGTTTTGAGATTTTCAACGAAACGCCTCCAGAAGTCATAGCGGAAAAAGCGGCAAAGAGGGCACTACTTATGCTGAGTGCAAAACCTGCCCCCGCGGGAACTTTCACCGTGGTGATGTCCTCTCAGGCGGGTGGTACGATGATACACGAGGCGGTGGGACACGGGCTTGAAGCAGACCTCGTTCAGCAGGGACTCTCCGTTTACGCTGGAAAGCTCGGAGAAAAAGTAGCCTCGGAGCTCGTTACCGTAATAGATGATGCAACCCTTCCCTATCACAACGGCTCCTTTACGGTTGACGACGAAGGCGTTCCCGCCCAGAGAAAGGTTTTAATAAAAGACGGGGTACTCGTAGGGTACATGTACGACAGACTCAGGGCTATGAAAGACGGAGTGGAATCAACTGGAAATGGAAGGAGACAGAGTTACGCCCACATTCCCATAGTCAGGATGACAAACACCTTTATAGACAAAGGCCAGGACAATCCGGAGGACATAATAAAGGACACCAAAAAGGGAGTACTCGTTGTGAAAATGGGCGGAGGAGAAGTAAACACCGTGACGGGAGATTTCGTTTTTGAAGTAATGGAAGGCTACATGATAGAAAACGGGGAGATTACTTATCCCATAAGGGGAGCAACGCTCATATGAAACGGACCCAAAGCCCTTCAGGACGTGGACGCTGTCGGAAACGACCTCCGGTGGGCTATACGAACGTGTGGAAAAGATGGGCAGGGTGTTCCCGTAACAGACGCCCAGCCAACTATAAGGATCAGGAAATTAACACTCGGCGGGGTGGAAACGTGATAAAATGATAATTGTATAAAAATTTAGGAGGTGGGTAACCATGCCTGTGTTCGTAATTTTAACAACCCTGACGGACGAGGGGGCAAAGACCCTTAAGAATAAGCCCGAAAGAATTAAGGAAGTTGACGAGGAACTCTGCAACAAGTACGGAATCAAAATCCTCGCTCAGTACGCCTTAATGGGTCCTTACGACTTCCTGAACGTTGTAGAAGCTCCCGACAACGACACTATACTCAAAATGGCAATTGAACTAAACTCCAGAGGAACCATAAGGACACTCACGATGCCCGCTTTTGATATTGACACACTCATTAAGGACTTAAAGGAACAGCAGTAAAAATCCTTTCCTCCTTTTTCCTTTTAACCTTTGAGTAATATAATATTTTTATGGTAGAAGTTGAAAAGAAGATAAAGGAAGGTTTAACCTTTGACGATGTCCTTTTAGTGCCCCAGTACTCTGAAGTTCTGCCCCACGAAGTTGATGTGAGCACTTATCTGACAAAGAGGATTAAGCTGAACATCCCCATAGTCTCCGCCGCTATGGATACAGTAACGGAAGCACGTCTCGCTATTGCCCTTGCCAGAGAGGGAGGAATAGGTATTATCCACAGGAACCTCCCCATAAAGAAACAGGCGGAGGAAGTTGAAAAGGTTAAGAAATCCGAGAGCGGTATGATAATAAACCCAGTAACTGTAAAACCGGACACACGCGTAAAGGAAGCACTTGACATAATGGCAAAGTACAAGATATCTGGTGTTCCCGTAGTAGATGAAGAAAGGAAACTCATAGGTATTCTTACAAACAGAGACCTCAGGTTCATAAAGCCCGAAGACTACTCAAAACCTGTTTCCGAATTCATGACAAAGGAGAACCTCATTACCGCACCTGAAGGTATAACTCTGGATGAGGCAGAAGAGATATTCAGGAAGTACAAAATTGAAAAACTCCCGATAGTGGATAAGGAAGGAAAGATAAAAGGACTCATAACGATTAAGGACATAGTAAAGAGGAAAAAATACCCAAACGCTTGCAAGGATGAACTTGGAAGGCTGAGGGTCGGGGCAGCCGTAGGAACTGGAGAGGAAACCCTTGACAGGGTAGCGGCTCTCGTGGAAGCGGGAGTGGACGTCATAGTAGTAGATACGGCTCACGGGCACTCCAAGAGGGTTCTGGAAACCGTAGAAAAGATTAAGGCAAACTTCCCGGAAGTGGACGTCATAGCGGGTAACGTGGCAACGGCTGAAGGAACAAAAGCCCTGATAGAGGCAGGAGCGGATGCGGTAAAGGTGGGTGTTGGACCTGGTTCTATATGCACAACCCGTATAGTTGCAGGTGTGGGTGTTCCGCAGCTCACCGCGATAATGGAAGCCGCAAGTGCTGCAAGGGAGTACGACATACCCATAATAGCTGACGGAGGGATAAGGTACTCCGGGGACATAGTAAAGGCTCTCGCAGCGGGTGCAAGTGCCGTAATGCTCGGGAACCTCCTTGCAGGAACGGAAGAAGCCCCTGGGGAGACGATTTATTATCAGGGAAGGGCTTACAAGGTCTATAGAGGAATGGGCTCCTTAGGAGCTATGAGTTCAAGACTATCTTCTGACAGGTACGGTCAAGAAAAAATGGAAAAGTTCGTACCGGAGGGAATTGAGGGGAGAGTTCCTTACAAAGGAAAACTCGCGGATGTAGTTTACCAGCTCGTGGGTGGACTGCGTTCGGGAATGGGATACGTGGGTGCTAGAAATATTAAGGAACTGCAGGAAAAGGCAAAGTTTGTAAGGATTACGTGGGCGGGATACAGAGAGTCACACGTTCACGACGTTCAAATTACGAGAGAAGCTCCCAACTACTGGGTCGATTAAATTCCCTTTTTTCCTTCTTTCTTCATAAAATTTCTTAAAACTTCAAGAACTTCCTCGTACTTCGTAAAGGTGTAAGGAAACTGCATCTGGAAGAACTTAATTTTCACTCCATGCTCTTCCATAGTCCTTACTACGTTTATTACCTTTTCCTGAGGAGGGATGTAAGGAGCTATTACCGCAAACTCATCTCCTCCGATTCTGAATATTACGGAACTGGTTAAATCTAAAATATCCTGTTTCATTAGCTTTATAATTACGTCCTTGACGTCAACCGCTGAACAGCACTGAATGTTTATAGCTTCCACGAGTTTCTTCAAAACCCTGTTTCCTTCTTCCCATCCGTGTTTTCTGTTGAACTCAAGTAAGTTGTAAATATCAAACAGGGTAAGACAGAAAGGCTCTCCCTTTTCTATAAAAGCCCTGAGGGTGGGGAGGAAAAGGTCTCCCTTTACAGCCCCCGTTATAGAATCTAGGTAGTAAAAACTCCACCTGATTTTTTCAATCTCTAAGGGACAGTTATTCTCTCCGAGAGGCAGAGCCCTTATTCGCGATAGCGCCCTTACGGCGTAAGGTACAATATCGGGATCAAACTGCTTTCCCGCAAGCTCTTCAAGCTCTTTCAGGGCTTCGTTCCAGCTCTTTGCCCTTTTGTAAATCCTCCTCGTCGTCATAGCCTCAAAGGAGTCGGCTATCGTGTAAATTCTCGCAAGCAGGGGAATTTCTTCGCCTTTTTTGCCGAAGGGATAACCCGTCCCGTCGTACTTTTCCTGATGGTACAGAAGAACTTCCAAACTCTCCCAAGGTATTTCTAAATCTTTTACCATTTCGTAGCCGAGTTCTACGTGAAGCTTCATTATTTCGTACTCTTCGGGTGTTAGTTTGGCGGGTTTTAAAAGGATAACGTCTGGTATGGCAACTTTACCCACATCGTGGATATAACCGCCGAGTTTAAGGAGTTCTATTTCTTGTGAGGTTAAACCGAGTTCCTTTCCTATTAACTGGGCGTAAAAGACGCCCCTTTCCGTGTGTCCTCGTGTGTAAGCGTCCCTCAGCCCGATAAGTCTGATAAAGAACTCAGCATTCAATTTCACTTTATGTTATTATATGTTTAGTGAATGAGGGTTCAATAATGAAGATTAAGGAAACTGAGCTTCCGGGAGTAGGCAAGAAGTACACGATAGAGCTAGAAGAAGGAGGAGAACTGACTCTCATCATTCACAACACTGGAAGGAGGGAACTCTACCTCGTTGAGGAGGAAGAAGAAGAACCCAGTTGTGTCTTTTCTTTGACAGAAGAGGAAGCGAGAGAACTCGGTTTTCTCCTGGCGGGAACTACGTTCCAGACTGTGAGCACCGAAAGAATGGAACTCTTAATGAAAGAGATAGTAATGGAGTGGGTGAAGGTAGGGGAAAATTCAAATTTTATCGGAAAGACTATAGCTGATCTAGAAATCAGAAGGAAAACGGGTGTGTCTATAATAGCCATTATCAGAGATGGGGAGATGATTCCCAGTCCTGACCCATACAAGGAAAAGATACAGGCAGGAGACACTTTAATAGTCGTGGGAACGAGGGAGCAGCTCATCAAGTTCTTAGAAATGTGCGGAGACTGCAGTACCTGAAATGGAACATCATTTGCACCACATAATTCAAGAAACAGCTCCTTACTTAGTCCTTTTATTTATGTTCATTTTCGGTTACACATTCCAGAAGGTAAACATTCCCTCCATTATAGCCTTTATGATTATTGGTTTTTTAGCCCAGCCTTTAGTCCCTCCTGAAAAAATAAAAGACTTTGAAATATTCAAACACGCCGGGATAATACTGCTTTTCTTCTTCATTGGTCTTGAGTACTCCTTTGAGAGACTCAGGACTATGCTAGGTGCCTGGAAAACGGGCAGCATTGACTTCGTATTTAACTTTATACCGCCCTTTATAATCGCCTACGCTTTCGGGTTTGACCTGATCACCGCCCTCATTCTCGCAGCAGTGTTTTACCCTTCCAGCACTTCCATAATCGCAAAACTTTTAATGGATTACAAACGTATAGCCAGCCCTGAGGCGGAATTGCTCATCGGTATTCTCATATTTGAGGATCTCGTTGCCATACTCCTGCTAACGATAATTATCCCTCTTAAAGAAGCGGGTAGTATAGAGTTTACAACTATTCCCGTAAGTCTCGTAAAACTCGGTGTAGCCTTCCTATTATTCTGGCTAATATACAAGTACCTCATTCCCAAGATAAACGCGTGGCTCGACAGAGTTTCTGAGGAAGATATATTCATATTCTTCACCCTCGGTTTAGTACTGAGCATTGGAACTATCTTTCATTCTCTTGGCATTTCCGAAGCGCTCGGAGCTTTTCTCCTAGGTGTCATCGTCCCCGAAACAAAAGTTCTTGAAAATATAGAAAAGCAACTTTCGGACTTAAAGGAACTTTCAATGGGACTGTTTTTCTTCTTCTTCGCTTATGAGACCCAGTTAACGAAGCCCGAAAACTTAGGTCTGCTAATACTCCTTATAGTTCTCGGAATAATTCTCAAGATCATTTCTACTTACCTTGCTGGTTACGTTTTCGGCTTGAAGAAAAAGTCGAGACTCAGGGCTTCCCTCTCCTTCGTTCCGAGAGGTGAGTTCTCAGTAATAATGACTTCTTTCGAACCAGCTTTAAAATCCACTTCCATACCCTTCATATTCTTAACCGCGGTAATTGGAAGTATCCTCTTTGCATTGGCTCCGAAGGTGGCGGATATCATCTACCCGCCTAAGAAGAAAAAGAAGAAGAAACCGATCAAGCGTCCGAAGAAAGGTTATTTAAAACGCTCTCGAGCCTTTTCCGAGCACGCTCCAAGTCTTCAGTCTTCCCGACCCGAAACTCCTCCCCAACAATAACCTCTCCTCTTGTAAAGGGGTAAGGGATTACGAGACCGTCCCATGTATTTAACCTTATAAACTTCTCAAACTTTACCACCGCAGGTATTATGGGGCTTTCCGTCTTTTGAGCCAAAAACACCACTCCCGGTTTTACTCTGTAAGCGGGACCTTCGGCCCGTCCACAGTTATCGCAACGTTTTTTCCTTCTTTTAAGTATTCAATTAACTTCAAGGTGGCACTCCTTCCTCCCTTTTTTGCCTTTCCTTCTTCCGTAGAGCCTCTTACCACTTCAAAGCCGAGCTCTTT
The genomic region above belongs to Aquifex aeolicus VF5 and contains:
- the guaB gene encoding IMP dehydrogenase produces the protein MVEVEKKIKEGLTFDDVLLVPQYSEVLPHEVDVSTYLTKRIKLNIPIVSAAMDTVTEARLAIALAREGGIGIIHRNLPIKKQAEEVEKVKKSESGMIINPVTVKPDTRVKEALDIMAKYKISGVPVVDEERKLIGILTNRDLRFIKPEDYSKPVSEFMTKENLITAPEGITLDEAEEIFRKYKIEKLPIVDKEGKIKGLITIKDIVKRKKYPNACKDELGRLRVGAAVGTGEETLDRVAALVEAGVDVIVVDTAHGHSKRVLETVEKIKANFPEVDVIAGNVATAEGTKALIEAGADAVKVGVGPGSICTTRIVAGVGVPQLTAIMEAASAAREYDIPIIADGGIRYSGDIVKALAAGASAVMLGNLLAGTEEAPGETIYYQGRAYKVYRGMGSLGAMSSRLSSDRYGQEKMEKFVPEGIEGRVPYKGKLADVVYQLVGGLRSGMGYVGARNIKELQEKAKFVRITWAGYRESHVHDVQITREAPNYWVD
- a CDS encoding GYD domain-containing protein, with protein sequence MPVFVILTTLTDEGAKTLKNKPERIKEVDEELCNKYGIKILAQYALMGPYDFLNVVEAPDNDTILKMAIELNSRGTIRTLTMPAFDIDTLIKDLKEQQ
- a CDS encoding cation:proton antiporter — protein: MEHHLHHIIQETAPYLVLLFMFIFGYTFQKVNIPSIIAFMIIGFLAQPLVPPEKIKDFEIFKHAGIILLFFFIGLEYSFERLRTMLGAWKTGSIDFVFNFIPPFIIAYAFGFDLITALILAAVFYPSSTSIIAKLLMDYKRIASPEAELLIGILIFEDLVAILLLTIIIPLKEAGSIEFTTIPVSLVKLGVAFLLFWLIYKYLIPKINAWLDRVSEEDIFIFFTLGLVLSIGTIFHSLGISEALGAFLLGVIVPETKVLENIEKQLSDLKELSMGLFFFFFAYETQLTKPENLGLLILLIVLGIILKIISTYLAGYVFGLKKKSRLRASLSFVPRGEFSVIMTSFEPALKSTSIPFIFLTAVIGSILFALAPKVADIIYPPKKKKKKKPIKRPKKGYLKRSRAFSEHAPSLQSSRPETPPQQ
- a CDS encoding DsrE family protein, producing MKKFFLFLVLPIFLFASPLKAVFDCAVGDLDWISLRLSLIKKTAEQLMEEGKSYRFVITIHSHCIKVVDADLKKFPESERRKIELIQSQLKTLKEMYSVDVKACQIAMNRGKIKKVPPFVETVPNSWITLIELQNKGFAFVPF
- the pstA gene encoding phosphate ABC transporter permease PstA; the encoded protein is MEGHGNLERYVKWRKFKSNLILFFTFLTALYGLVWLVWIITDVTIKGFSNLSLDLLLKDPTPPGVEGGGLKHAFVGHLIITSLAVVLGVPIGIAAGVFFTEYGRYSRFVSLLRDLTDSIVSLPSIIVGTFIYAVMVKPVGHFFALSGSVSLALLMLPVIAITTAQMLKMVPDSLREAAYALGAYKWQVIKDVSLSVAKRGILTGVILGIARITGETAPLLFTSFNNNFTTYNIFEPMASLTVTIFVYVMGPYDDWHRKAWAASLILTIGTLMFFILAKILVRAKK
- a CDS encoding bifunctional diguanylate cyclase/phosphohydrolase; amino-acid sequence: MKLNAEFFIRLIGLRDAYTRGHTERGVFYAQLIGKELGLTSQEIELLKLGGYIHDVGKVAIPDVILLKPAKLTPEEYEIMKLHVELGYEMVKDLEIPWESLEVLLYHQEKYDGTGYPFGKKGEEIPLLARIYTIADSFEAMTTRRIYKRAKSWNEALKELEELAGKQFDPDIVPYAVRALSRIRALPLGENNCPLEIEKIRWSFYYLDSITGAVKGDLFLPTLRAFIEKGEPFCLTLFDIYNLLEFNRKHGWEEGNRVLKKLVEAINIQCCSAVDVKDVIIKLMKQDILDLTSSVIFRIGGDEFAVIAPYIPPQEKVINVVRTMEEHGVKIKFFQMQFPYTFTKYEEVLEVLRNFMKKEGKKGI
- a CDS encoding cation:proton antiporter regulatory subunit, which produces MKIKETELPGVGKKYTIELEEGGELTLIIHNTGRRELYLVEEEEEEPSCVFSLTEEEARELGFLLAGTTFQTVSTERMELLMKEIVMEWVKVGENSNFIGKTIADLEIRRKTGVSIIAIIRDGEMIPSPDPYKEKIQAGDTLIVVGTREQLIKFLEMCGDCST
- the pstS gene encoding phosphate ABC transporter substrate-binding protein PstS, with translation MNRKKFLLGVLALAIFPAAGIAKEKVINGAGATFPAPLYWKWADAYYKATGIKVNYQSIGSGGGVRQIVNRTVDFGASDAPLKPEETKKHNLAQFPTVIGGVTVAYNLRGVENLKLSTRAVCDIFLGKIKYWDDPVIKKDNPGVKLPHKRITVVRRSDGSGTTWIFTNYLSKACPEWKEKVGYGKAVRWPTGIGAKGNEGVANYIRRIKGAIGYVEYAYAIQNKIPVAAVENRDGKFVKPSIETFQAAAANAKWDPKKDFYEVLTWQPGEKAYPIAGATFILLAKDEDRKEINKEVVKFFDWAYKNGDKMAIELHYVPLPENVKNMIRNYWREHGWY
- the pstC gene encoding phosphate ABC transporter permease subunit PstC, with the translated sequence MDGINRRKDKVIDKLVFLSLGFFAFFLGLLYPLFVGVSLLKESWLAIQKFGVIGFITGTVWDPVQEIFGGLPAIVGTLITTFLASLIAIPVCIGIAIFIAELCPKPLKPVFTTAIELLGAIPSIIYGMWGFFIIAPLMADYVEPFLQETFIDVPVIGKLFDGAPTGIDVLTSSFVLSIMIIPFMASIVKDAFEMTPQLLKEAGYGMGATKWEVIKDVIIPYAFPGIVGGAVLSVGRALGETMAVAFLTGNVHQIPKSLFDQLTTITVAIANEFTEAHQDIYLSSLYYLALILFIMSFLLLILSKFLIFKRLEKRWKVTGI